The Cylindrospermum stagnale PCC 7417 genome segment ACCACCCGTTTGCTATCATTCAATGCTGGATCGGCATAAGGTTGACTAATGATTTCTGCCACACCGATAACTTGCCGTTCTTTTCCTGTGTGATAAATCAATGCCAAGTCATTCTGGAACATTGTACGTAGATATTTTAGCGCCAAGGAATTGTTGACTCCATCCCAAACTGTACTGCCATCTCTTTCTAGATCAAAGTAGGAATAATCTGTCGGTTCTGTTTTCAGTAGCCAATAAGCCATAACAAAGTCTCCACAAGTTCTGAGGTAATTTTTTCAGTTTCTAAAAATGTAACCACTTCA includes the following:
- a CDS encoding EVE domain-containing protein — encoded protein: MAYWLLKTEPTDYSYFDLERDGSTVWDGVNNSLALKYLRTMFQNDLALIYHTGKERQVIGVAEIISQPYADPALNDSKRVVVDVQAVQRVPQPVTLVQIKQDGKFTDFDLLRLPRLSVVPVSEFYWHCLIEKAELNLLKVSK